One genomic segment of Panicum virgatum strain AP13 chromosome 2N, P.virgatum_v5, whole genome shotgun sequence includes these proteins:
- the LOC120661097 gene encoding cinnamoyl-CoA reductase 1-like translates to MAAGRAEGAAGSRETVCVTGAGGFIASWLVKLLLARGYAVHGTVRDLAERKTAHLKQLENASENLKLFKADILDYDAMAAAIAGCQGVFHVATPVPSGKITDPEREMLGPAVHGATNVLKAASAAGARRVVVVSSMVAVEIDPKGWPKDKIKDEGCWSDPEACRNNQDWYSVAKIASEQGALEYGKQTGLDVVTVNPALVFGPLLQPTLNTSCQFLVYFLKGGPDRMRNKLWHIVDVRDTADALLLVYETPEASGRHICAPHFISARDLLDLLKSMYTEYPFMSKESICDMDHPAPMTFDKLKKLGWKVRPLKETIADTVEFCQNAGFLEDVEGSPCRFPDIYNKI, encoded by the exons ATGGCCGCCGGACGcgccgagggcgccgccggGAGCCGGGAGACGGTCTGCGTGACGGGCGCCGGCGGGTTCATCGCCTCGTGGCTCGTCAAGCTCCTCCTCGCCCGCGGCTACGCCGTCCACGGGACCGTCCGCGACCTGG CTGAGAGGAAGACCGCCCATTTGAAGCAGCTTGAGAACGCATCCGAGAACCTCAAACTTTTCAAGGCCGATATCCTGGACTACGACGCCATGGCGGCTGCGATCGCGGGGTGCCAGGGAGTTTTCCACGTTGCCACCCCAGTTCCTTCGGGGAAGATAACTGATCCAGAG CGAGAAATGCTGGGGCCTGCTGTTCATGGCGCCACAAACGTACTCAAGGCCGCCTCAGCTGCGGGTGCGCGGCGTGTGGTCGTGGTTTCGTCCATGGTGGCTGTTGAGATCGACCCGAAAGGTTGGCCCAAGGACAAGATCAAAGATGAAGGCTGCTGGTCAGACCCAGAAGCCTGCAGGAACAACCAG GATTGGTACTCTGTTGCCAAGATCGCTTCGGAACAGGGTGCGCTTGAGTATGGGAAGCAAACCGGGCTGGATGTTGTAACTGTCAACCCCGCCCTGGTCTTCGGCCCCCTTCTGCAGCCAACTCTTAACACGAGCTGCCAGTTCCTCGTCTACTTCCTGAAAG GAGGTCCTGATCGAATGAGGAACAAACTTTGGCACATCGTTGACGTCCGGGACACCGCAGATGCTCTTTTGCTGGTGTACGAGACACCTGAAGCCTCCGGTAGGCACATCTGCGCACCTCATTTCATCAGCGCCCGTGACCTTCTGGACTTACTGAAGAGCATGTACACTGAGTACCCTTTCATGAGCAA GGAGAGCATCTGTGACATGGATCACCCAGCTCCAATGACGTTTGACAAGCTGAAGAAACTGGGGTGGAAGGTCAGGCCGTTGAAGGAAACTATCGCGGATACCGTTGAATTCTGCCAGAACGCTGGGTTTCTTGAGGATGTGGAGGGGAGTCCCTGCCGTTTTCCTGATATTTACAACAAAATCTAG